One window from the genome of Haladaptatus paucihalophilus DX253 encodes:
- a CDS encoding helix-turn-helix domain-containing protein, with protein sequence MIDECLVVEFAVTGDDCPLAEASRETGVRIDCQPPQHRDDGYALLRFSAPAENDGLADFLDEDDRIRYLHVSTTDGRQNFRCLSKHACVVHELTNVGFMAESLRYRDGDAKFTGAVVGHDVLQGVLEAAGETVGMRLERVHQLGSEDENVVAQQWDVTPAQERALRTALESGYFSVPRGATASDVADELGISKSAFLERLHRAERSMFAQIFA encoded by the coding sequence ATGATTGACGAGTGCCTCGTCGTCGAATTCGCCGTAACGGGCGACGACTGCCCGTTGGCCGAGGCGTCGCGCGAGACGGGGGTTCGTATCGACTGCCAACCGCCACAACATCGGGACGATGGCTACGCCCTGCTCCGGTTCAGCGCTCCCGCAGAAAACGACGGTCTCGCCGACTTTCTCGACGAAGACGACCGTATCCGATACCTCCACGTTTCCACGACCGACGGCAGACAGAACTTCCGCTGTCTCTCGAAGCACGCGTGCGTCGTCCACGAACTGACCAACGTCGGGTTCATGGCCGAGTCGCTCCGCTACCGCGACGGCGATGCGAAGTTTACGGGGGCGGTCGTCGGCCACGACGTCCTCCAAGGCGTGCTCGAAGCCGCCGGTGAAACGGTCGGGATGCGACTGGAGCGCGTCCATCAACTCGGGTCCGAGGACGAGAACGTCGTCGCCCAGCAGTGGGACGTGACACCCGCACAGGAACGTGCCCTCCGAACCGCACTGGAATCGGGCTATTTCAGCGTCCCGCGCGGGGCAACCGCGAGCGACGTCGCCGACGAACTCGGCATCAGCAAGTCGGCGTTTTTAGAGCGTCTCCATCGGGCCGAGCGGTCGATGTTCGCACAGATATTCGCGTAG
- the paaA gene encoding 1,2-phenylacetyl-CoA epoxidase subunit PaaA: protein MDIATVKERAGPRQFSPKDDMPEEYRKAATRMIQFHANSEIMGAYLERPFIRQAPSLDRKLAFSAKVQDEIGHGQLLYRAAESLGIKTRDQMLDELANGEGKFLNCFHYEMENWWETPMIAFFVDGAAMRRQATLKRTSWEPYAHAMDKVCFEEGFHVKHGEDIMRELSMGSKKEQELMQEAFEEWWPRIIQFFGPTNEKSTHHDFSAEVGLKTMTNDDLRNAFLNAYIPKAKKYGLEIPDEPRIERDEETGTYKVREDDLDWDEFFQIAKNSYEPGVGQINGRKHAQDAAEWVRDVLDDWESSGSNTPVAAD, encoded by the coding sequence ATGGACATAGCAACCGTCAAGGAGCGGGCCGGACCCCGGCAGTTCAGTCCGAAGGACGACATGCCGGAGGAGTACCGCAAGGCGGCGACCCGAATGATTCAGTTCCACGCGAACTCCGAAATCATGGGGGCGTATCTGGAACGCCCGTTCATTCGACAGGCGCCGAGCCTCGACCGCAAACTGGCGTTCAGCGCGAAGGTGCAGGACGAAATCGGCCACGGGCAACTGCTCTATCGCGCCGCAGAATCGCTCGGTATCAAGACCCGCGACCAGATGCTGGACGAGTTGGCGAACGGCGAAGGGAAGTTCCTGAACTGTTTCCACTACGAGATGGAAAACTGGTGGGAGACGCCGATGATCGCCTTCTTCGTTGACGGCGCGGCGATGCGCCGACAGGCGACCCTGAAGCGCACGAGTTGGGAACCCTACGCACACGCCATGGACAAGGTGTGTTTCGAAGAGGGCTTCCACGTCAAACACGGCGAGGATATCATGCGCGAACTCTCGATGGGGTCGAAGAAGGAACAGGAACTCATGCAGGAGGCCTTCGAGGAGTGGTGGCCCCGCATCATCCAGTTCTTCGGGCCGACCAACGAGAAGAGCACCCACCACGACTTCTCCGCCGAAGTCGGGTTGAAGACGATGACGAACGACGACCTCCGCAACGCCTTCCTCAACGCCTACATCCCGAAGGCGAAGAAGTACGGATTGGAAATTCCCGACGAACCCCGCATCGAGCGTGACGAGGAGACGGGGACGTACAAAGTGCGCGAGGACGACCTCGACTGGGACGAGTTCTTCCAAATCGCGAAGAACAGCTACGAACCCGGCGTCGGTCAGATAAACGGCCGCAAACACGCACAGGACGCGGCGGAATGGGTTCGTGACGTACTGGACGACTGGGAATCGAGCGGTTCGAACACGCCGGTGGCGGCTGATTAA
- the paaB gene encoding 1,2-phenylacetyl-CoA epoxidase subunit PaaB — MIWEVFRQEEAGKYHTHCGNVHAPDRDMALMFAQVQHGRRKPTNSLWVVPKDEIGEVDADETAFGGTTNKSYRWVMAYNTIDSSFAQEIEDSESEQEDADRRRSEA, encoded by the coding sequence ATGATCTGGGAAGTGTTCCGACAGGAAGAAGCGGGCAAGTATCACACCCATTGCGGAAACGTCCACGCGCCGGACCGCGACATGGCGCTCATGTTCGCCCAAGTCCAACACGGGCGTCGCAAGCCGACCAACAGCCTCTGGGTCGTCCCGAAGGACGAAATCGGCGAAGTCGATGCCGACGAAACCGCCTTCGGCGGCACGACGAACAAATCCTACCGCTGGGTGATGGCGTACAACACCATCGACTCCAGTTTCGCACAGGAAATCGAGGACTCCGAGAGCGAACAGGAAGACGCGGACCGACGACGGAGTGAGGCATAA
- the paaC gene encoding 1,2-phenylacetyl-CoA epoxidase subunit PaaC has protein sequence MSAQLAGPDELGDAERAAVESLLRRLADDELVLAERYTEWQVRAPTLESDLAISNIAQDELGHARLWYDLLQDFGYTEAELIFERDPADFRHSTLVERPFETGDWADAIVRGYFYDVAEELRLEALEDTSYPRIADRVAKILSEENYHREHAQNWLERLTSDDEGVERVQAAVDRLFPYALTLFEAGDASEDIDELGIRTESLDSMREQWLDITVPFLASLGVDVPAESEDDVDELLPEHIGRDGNHTDDWADLHDDMTRTYRDLGRTEAHRIMPDPDNE, from the coding sequence ATGTCGGCACAACTCGCCGGACCCGACGAACTGGGCGATGCGGAGCGAGCGGCCGTCGAAAGCCTGCTCCGCCGACTCGCCGACGACGAACTCGTCCTCGCGGAGCGCTACACCGAGTGGCAGGTTCGCGCGCCAACGCTCGAATCCGACCTCGCCATCTCGAATATCGCACAGGACGAACTCGGCCACGCCCGGCTCTGGTACGACCTGTTGCAGGACTTCGGCTACACGGAAGCCGAACTCATCTTCGAGCGCGACCCCGCGGACTTCCGCCACTCGACGCTCGTCGAACGCCCGTTCGAAACCGGCGACTGGGCCGACGCCATCGTGCGCGGATACTTCTACGACGTTGCCGAGGAACTCCGACTCGAAGCCCTCGAAGATACGTCGTATCCGCGAATCGCGGACCGCGTGGCGAAGATTTTGAGCGAGGAGAACTACCACCGCGAGCACGCCCAGAACTGGCTCGAACGGCTGACGAGCGACGACGAGGGGGTAGAACGCGTACAGGCGGCTGTTGACCGACTGTTCCCGTACGCGCTGACGCTGTTCGAAGCGGGCGACGCCAGCGAGGACATCGACGAACTCGGGATTCGAACCGAGTCGCTCGACTCGATGCGCGAGCAGTGGCTCGACATCACGGTCCCGTTCCTCGCGTCGCTCGGCGTGGACGTGCCCGCCGAATCCGAGGACGACGTAGACGAACTGCTCCCCGAGCACATCGGACGAGACGGAAATCACACCGACGACTGGGCCGACCTTCACGACGACATGACGCGGACGTACCGGGACCTCGGGCGAACCGAAGCCCACCGAATCATGCCGGACCCAGATAATGAGTAG
- the paaD gene encoding 1,2-phenylacetyl-CoA epoxidase subunit PaaD, which translates to MSSDPQEFDTDSEPTACAYTDYTKSERSPDELPATGEGATGLERRVWDALYDIEDPEMPISIVDLGLIYGVECETPEESRDDSNAAGASVTVIMTLTYTGCPARKMLTEEIVNDVAAVEGVEDADLELVWNPPWSIEMVTEQGKDDLREFGLSI; encoded by the coding sequence ATGAGTAGTGACCCACAGGAGTTCGACACCGACTCCGAACCGACCGCGTGTGCGTACACCGACTACACGAAAAGCGAACGGTCCCCCGACGAACTGCCCGCGACGGGCGAGGGAGCGACCGGCCTCGAACGGCGCGTCTGGGACGCGCTGTACGACATCGAAGACCCCGAGATGCCCATCAGCATCGTCGATCTGGGGCTGATCTACGGGGTCGAGTGCGAGACTCCCGAGGAGTCCCGTGACGATAGCAACGCCGCCGGAGCGAGCGTCACCGTCATCATGACGCTGACGTACACCGGATGCCCCGCCCGTAAGATGCTGACCGAGGAGATAGTGAACGACGTCGCGGCGGTCGAAGGCGTCGAGGACGCGGACCTCGAACTCGTCTGGAATCCGCCGTGGTCCATCGAGATGGTGACCGAACAGGGCAAAGACGACCTCAGGGAGTTCGGACTGAGCATATGA
- the paaE gene encoding 1,2-phenylacetyl-CoA epoxidase subunit PaaE, whose product MRRLDPSVTTSGEETGAECPYCGSTDTHREHPKGPSLCRSMHYCNGCEQPFEKFE is encoded by the coding sequence ATGAGACGACTCGACCCCAGCGTCACGACGAGCGGCGAGGAAACGGGCGCGGAGTGTCCCTACTGCGGTTCGACGGACACCCACCGCGAACACCCGAAAGGGCCGTCGCTCTGTCGGTCGATGCACTACTGTAACGGCTGTGAACAGCCGTTCGAGAAGTTCGAGTAG
- a CDS encoding DUF2196 domain-containing protein — MSANRPTREELRRGITVEIEQTNAENADEAEPLRGDIAKILSEEHSEPGGVKVELESGITGRVKRIAPDG; from the coding sequence ATGTCCGCAAATCGACCGACGCGAGAGGAGTTGCGCCGCGGAATAACCGTCGAAATCGAGCAGACCAACGCCGAGAACGCGGACGAAGCCGAACCGCTCCGTGGCGATATCGCGAAGATTCTCTCGGAGGAGCACAGCGAACCCGGCGGCGTGAAAGTCGAGTTGGAGTCCGGGATTACCGGACGCGTCAAACGCATCGCACCGGA